The genome window GGTCATCAATCATGACCCCAATGTAGGCATCAGACCGGCCAAGGACAAAAGGCCCTTTATCCTGAGCACGGAGGCCGGCGTTGATGCCGGCGATCAAGCCCTGGCCGGCCGCCTCTTCATACCCGGACGTCCCGTTTGTCTGACCGGCCGTGTAGAGGTTCTGAACTAGCTTGGTTTCCAACGTTGGCCGCAACTGGTACGGCGCCACGACGTCGTATTCAATCGCGTAGCCCGGCCGCATTAGTTCAGCCTTTTCCAGCCCCTTAATGGAATGGACAATCTTTTGCTGGACTTCTTCCGGCATCGAGGTGGAAATCCCGTCGAGGTAGTACTCGTCCGTATCCCGGCCCTCGGGTTCCAGGAAGACCTGGTGGCGGGACTTATCGGCAAAGCGGACGATCTTGTCCTCGATTGACGGGCAGTAACGGGGACCGACCCCCTTGATGACCCCGGAGAACATTGGCGCCCGGTCCAAATTGGCCCGGATAATTCCGTGGGTCCCCTCGTTGGTGTAGGTCAGCCAGCAGGCCAGCTGATCGGTGACGGCAATGTAGCTACTATCCGGAGTATCAAAACTAAAGTGGTGCGGGGCAGCATCTCCCGGCTGCTCCTCGGTTTCGTCAAATTGAATGCTCTTCCCGTTGACCCGCGGTGGCGTCCCGGTCTTGAACCGTTCCAGGTCAAAGCCCAGTTCCTCCAGGTTCTCGGAGAGCTTAACCGCCGACTTAGAATTGTTCGGGCCGGACTGGTATTGCAATTCACCAATGATAATCTTGCCCCGGGCCGCGGTCCCGACAGTCAGGACCACCGCCTTAGCGTGGTAGCGTGCCCCGGTGTTGGTAACAACCCCCTTGCAGACGCCATCTTCGACAATCAACTGGTCGACGGTTCCCTGGCGGAGGGTCAGGTTGGGCTCATTTTCAATGGTCAGCTTCATTTGACGGTGGTAGGCGTGCTTATCGGCCTGAGCCCGCAATGCGCGGACTGCCGGACCCTTCCCGGTATTCAGCATTCGCATCTGAACATAGGTCTTATCAATGTTATGGCCCATCTCACCACCCAGGGCATCAATTTCCCGGACCACAATTCCCTTGGCGGGGCCACCGACGGATGGGTTACATGGCATAAAGGCTACCATGTCCAGATTGATGGTGACCAGCAGGGTCTTATTCCCCATCCGGGCAGCGGCCAGGGCGGCCTCACTCCCGGCATGTCCGGCACCAACAACAATTACGTCATAGTCGCCACCCTCGTACTGAACGGCGGTGCTAGTCTTCAATGATTCACTTGACTTCACGATTTTCCCTACTTTCCTAGACAGAATTGGCTAAACAACTGATCAAGCAGCTCGTCCTGGTACGAATCCCCGGTAATTTCACCCAGGAGGTCCCAGCACCGGGTCATGTCAATTTGCACCAGGTCCACCGGCATCCCGGCATTGATTCCCTTCAAAACATCGCTCAGCGCAGCATTCGCCTGGTGGAGCAGGCCAATGTGGCGGGCATTGGTAACCATCACGTTGTTTTGACTGCTTTCGATCCCTTCGTTAAAGAACATCTTGCTGATTTGCTGACCAAGCTGGTCCATCCCCTCGTGCTTAACAATCGAGGTTTCAATCAGGGCATCCCCATCCGTCAACTTTTTCAGCTCATCAAGGTCTACCCGGCGCGGCAGGTCGGTCTTGTTTAAGATAACGATCCGCTGCTTGCCTTGGGTCGCCGTCAGCAGTTCACAGTCCTCAGCCGTCAACGGCGCGGAGCTATCAATCAGCAGAAGAATCAAGTCGGCAGCATCGAGGGCCCTCTTGCTCCGTTCGACCCCGATTTTTTCGACCGTGTCGTCGGTGTCGCGGATTCCGGCAGTATCAATCAATTTCAACGGCACCCCATCGACGTTGACGTACTCCTCAATCACGTCCCGGGTGGTTCCCGCCACGTCGGTCACAATGGCCTTATCCTCATGCAGCAGGGTGTTTAGCAGGCTGGACTTGCCGACATTGGGCCGGCCGATAATCGCCGTCGCCAATCCTTCCCGGAGGACCTTCCCCTGCTTGGCAGTCTTTAACAGGGCCTGGATCCGCTGCTGAATATCAAGCGCCTTCTCCTTTAACATCTTGGTGGTCATCTCTTCGACCGCATCGTATTCTGGATAGTCGATATTGACCTCGACCTGGGCCAGGACATCCAAAATATCTTGCCGCAGGTGACGGATCAGCCGCGAGAGGTCCCCATCCAGCTGGTTCAGGGCTACCTTCATCGACTTGTCGGTCTTAGCCCGAATCAGGTCCATTACCGCTTCAGACTGTGACAGGTCAATCCGGCCATTCAGGAAAGCCCGCTTGGTAAATTCACCCGGTTCCGCCATCCGGGCACCGTAGCTCAGAACTAACTGCAAGATCCGGTTGGTCGCCAGCAATCCCCCGTGGCAGTTAATTTCAACCACGTCTTCACAAGTATAAGTGTGCGGCGCCCGCATTACGGAAACCATCACCTCATCCACTTCGGCGCCCGTGTCCGGGTCGACAATGTGCCCATAGTTAATGGTATGGCTGGCAACCTGGGCCAGGTCCTTGCTGCCGTGGTATAGCCGCTTCGCAACCGCCACCGCGTCCTCGCCGCTAATCCGAATAATCGAAATGCCCCCCTCGCCAACTGGGGTCGAGATCGCCGCAATGGTGTCATTTTCACTATTCGCCACTATTTTCTACTCCTTTCAATAAAAAAAGTGCTAGTCCACGCCGCGCATTCCGCTAACATGGTCAAAGCACTTTCACTACTTTAACAACTCAATTTTTATAATCGCCCATATTCTAAGGGCTTCACCAGTAAATGTCAATCAATAACTAATTTTTCGGGGCAATAACCACGCTCCGGTAAGGTTCCCGCCCGTGCGAATAGGTCCGCACGTGGTCATCATTTTCTAGTTCGTGGTGCAGCTGCTTACGCTCCCGTGCTGGCATCGGATCTAGAAAAACAGCCTTGCCACTCGCAACTACTTCGGTCGCCGCCCGCTCCGCAATTTGATGGAGGGCTTCCCGGCGCCGCTGCCGGTAGTTTGACGTGTCCAAGACTACACTCGTCTTTGGGGCACCATGATAGTTCATAAAGGCCGCGCTGACCTGTTCCAGCGCGTTGATCCGGGAACCGTGCCGCCCAATTACCCGTCCCGAACTGGCCGTTTTAATATTGACCATGACCGAATGGGCGCCAACTTTGCTAAGCTGGGGGTCAGTTTCAATTCCCAGATCCGCAAATACTTTTTTCAGGTAAGCCATTAACTGCTGACCAGCGTTCCGGGTGTGGCGAATGTTAGCTTCGTGCCGGGCTTTAACCACTGCCGGATCTTGGTCATCCCCCTCCTCAAGCGGACGGTTAGGATGAACGACCGTGGCAGACACTGGCCGGCCCTGATCAGCAACTGGCTTAACCGGAGCGGCAGTTGGCGCAGGAGTTACTGGTTGCGGCGCCGGCGTCGCTTTTGGCGGCTTAATCGTCGCCTCAATTTTGGCCGGCCGGCGACCAATCCCCAAGAAGCCGCGGCGGGGCTGCTCAAGCACTTCAACCTTGAGCGCCGCTTCTGGCTGATGCAGTAACCGGCTCGCCTGTTGAATTGCTTCCTTCACTGTTTTACCCGTATAAACTACCATTGATAGTTCCTCCCGAATTTGACGTTATTATATTAAGAATACCACCCTTTTCTCCGCCATGACCAGTCAGGAGGCCGGCAACATTTTTCTTTGCACGCACGGGATTTTAATTTATAATATTGATTAAATTTTAATTAGAAACAAGGAGGATTCATATGCAACCCCGAATCGCAATTCCCGCCGACACCCTCACCGAGGCAACGAATATTATT of Limosilactobacillus oris contains these proteins:
- the mnmE gene encoding tRNA uridine-5-carboxymethylaminomethyl(34) synthesis GTPase MnmE: MANSENDTIAAISTPVGEGGISIIRISGEDAVAVAKRLYHGSKDLAQVASHTINYGHIVDPDTGAEVDEVMVSVMRAPHTYTCEDVVEINCHGGLLATNRILQLVLSYGARMAEPGEFTKRAFLNGRIDLSQSEAVMDLIRAKTDKSMKVALNQLDGDLSRLIRHLRQDILDVLAQVEVNIDYPEYDAVEEMTTKMLKEKALDIQQRIQALLKTAKQGKVLREGLATAIIGRPNVGKSSLLNTLLHEDKAIVTDVAGTTRDVIEEYVNVDGVPLKLIDTAGIRDTDDTVEKIGVERSKRALDAADLILLLIDSSAPLTAEDCELLTATQGKQRIVILNKTDLPRRVDLDELKKLTDGDALIETSIVKHEGMDQLGQQISKMFFNEGIESSQNNVMVTNARHIGLLHQANAALSDVLKGINAGMPVDLVQIDMTRCWDLLGEITGDSYQDELLDQLFSQFCLGK
- the jag gene encoding RNA-binding cell elongation regulator Jag/EloR, which encodes MVVYTGKTVKEAIQQASRLLHQPEAALKVEVLEQPRRGFLGIGRRPAKIEATIKPPKATPAPQPVTPAPTAAPVKPVADQGRPVSATVVHPNRPLEEGDDQDPAVVKARHEANIRHTRNAGQQLMAYLKKVFADLGIETDPQLSKVGAHSVMVNIKTASSGRVIGRHGSRINALEQVSAAFMNYHGAPKTSVVLDTSNYRQRRREALHQIAERAATEVVASGKAVFLDPMPARERKQLHHELENDDHVRTYSHGREPYRSVVIAPKN
- the mnmG gene encoding tRNA uridine-5-carboxymethylaminomethyl(34) synthesis enzyme MnmG, which codes for MKSSESLKTSTAVQYEGGDYDVIVVGAGHAGSEAALAAARMGNKTLLVTINLDMVAFMPCNPSVGGPAKGIVVREIDALGGEMGHNIDKTYVQMRMLNTGKGPAVRALRAQADKHAYHRQMKLTIENEPNLTLRQGTVDQLIVEDGVCKGVVTNTGARYHAKAVVLTVGTAARGKIIIGELQYQSGPNNSKSAVKLSENLEELGFDLERFKTGTPPRVNGKSIQFDETEEQPGDAAPHHFSFDTPDSSYIAVTDQLACWLTYTNEGTHGIIRANLDRAPMFSGVIKGVGPRYCPSIEDKIVRFADKSRHQVFLEPEGRDTDEYYLDGISTSMPEEVQQKIVHSIKGLEKAELMRPGYAIEYDVVAPYQLRPTLETKLVQNLYTAGQTNGTSGYEEAAGQGLIAGINAGLRAQDKGPFVLGRSDAYIGVMIDDLVTKGTKEPYRLLTSRAEYRLILRHDNADFRLMEKGHAVGLVSDERLAKMEAKKAAVAAEIKRLETIKFKPSDEAVNDFIEEHGDNRLKDAISAADLIKRPYVDYQTLTRFIPAPAEELDRHVIEQVEIQLKYAGYIKKEEQKVDRMKRMEAKRIPDSIDYNDIDGLATEGRQKLEKIRPATLAQASRISGVNPADLAILSVYIRQGKFSKADRQ